A window of the Pararge aegeria chromosome 2, ilParAegt1.1, whole genome shotgun sequence genome harbors these coding sequences:
- the LOC120633940 gene encoding trypsin CFT-1-like: protein MKTLIILSVAICFSAAASLPKQQERIIGGSVTNINTYPFTAALLFRRSGNNFRQWCGATIINNRSALSATHCWIGQATASLHRMRVGSTRANSGGSVHNVAQLISHPHYNTRSHDNDVGVVRVATAFNFGTSVRAGALIGANVNIPDNANVMALGWGYTTPFGSPSEQLRHVELRTINQAQCANAYGGGAITANMLCAGWNFGGRGSCFGDSGTGLVHGNVVIGVTSFGRECASARWPAVYARISRYIAWIRNNA, encoded by the exons ATGAAGACTCTAATTATCTTATCGGTGGCTATTTGCTTTTCAGCTGCTGCTT CGCTCCCAAAGCAGCAGGAAAGGATAATAGGTGGATCAGTGACCAATATCAACACTTATCCGTTCACAGCTGCTCTTCTTTTCAGACGAAGTGGCAACAATTTCCGACAATGGTGTGGTGCtacaattattaacaatagaTCTGCTCTCTCAGCTACTCACTGTTGGAT TGGGCAAGCAACTGCCAGTCTTCACCGCATGCGTGTCGGTTCCACCAGAGCCAACAGTGGGGGTTCCGTACATAATGTGGCTCAGCTCATCAGTCACCCACACTACAATACCAGGAGCCACGATAACGATGTTGGCGTGGTCAGAGTAGCGACCGCTTTTAACTTTGGAACAAGCGTGCGAGCTGGAGCTCTTATTGGAGCCAATGTGAATATCCCTGACAATGCAAACGTAATGGCTCTTGGATGGGGATACACGACT cctTTTGGAAGTCCATCGGAACAACTCCGTCACGTTGAATTACGGACAATCAATCAAGCACAATGCGCTAATGCGTATGGTGGAGGCGCTATCACTGCGAATATGCTGTGTGCCGGCTGGAACTTCGGTGGTCGGGGTTCTTGCTTTGGTGACTCTGGCACAGGTCTCGTTCACGGTAACGTGGTGATCGGCGTCACTAGTTTCGGTCGTGAATGTGCATCCGCACGCTGGCCAGCTGTTTATGCCAGAATTTCAAGATATATTGCCTGGATTCGaaacaatgcttaa
- the LOC120633946 gene encoding trypsin CFT-1-like, which yields MWKLPFLLGICLITAEALPKQERIVGGSGANISQYPFAAVLLISWNNAAFRQDCAGAIINNRSILSAAHCWVGKNAGYRVRVGSTNANSGGAVHNVQRHITHPNYVNSGGNLRSDIGIVRLASSIVFGGSVRAGSIAGANFNIADNTNVWALGWGLLSSGGWLSEQLQHVQLRITDRARCQSAFNSNLVNAATICAGWNTNGRGTCTGDSGSPLVHNGVAIGVLSFGGAVCGDARWPSVYARVSSYSNWIRNNA from the exons ATGTGGAAGCTTCCTTTTTTGTTGGGCATTTGCCTTATCACCGCTGAGG CTTTACCGAAGCAGGAAAGGATAGTTGGTGGGTCTGGAGCTAATATAAGCCAATACCCATTTGCCGCCGTTCTTCTGATATCATGGAATAACGCAGCTTTCCGGCAAGACTGCGCTGGCGCAATTATTAACAACAGATCCATTCTTTCAGCTGCTCATTGCTGGGT cGGTAAGAATGCTGGTTATCGTGTTCGAGTTGGCTCGACCAATGCAAATAGTGGCGGTGCTGTTCACAACGTGCAACGACATATCACCCATCCAAATTATGTTAATAGCGGAGGAAATTTAAGAAGTGATATTGGTATAGTAAGACTGGCAAGTTCTATTGTATTTGGAGGCAGTGTTAGAGCTGGATCGATTGCTGGGGCCAATTTCAACATCGCAGATAACACCAACGTTTGGGCACTTGGATGGGGTCTTCTATct tcGGGTGGTTGGTTATCTGAACAACTTCAACATGTGCAGCTAAGAATAACCGACCGAGCGAGATGTCAGAGTGCCTTCAATTCGAATCTTGTCAATGCTGCAACGATTTGTGCCGGCTGGAATACTAATGGTCGGGGTACATGCACTGGCGATTCCGGATCACCTCTCGTTCACAACGGTGTTGCTATAGGTGTGCTTTCTTTTGGTGGTGCTGTGTGTGGAGATGCGCGTTGGCCTTCTGTATACGCAAGAGTTTCGAGCTACAGTAACTGGATACGAAATAatgcttaa
- the LOC120633928 gene encoding uncharacterized protein LOC120633928 isoform X3 produces MCSPCGPMVCYKYEDCGPAKERSADADLRLEESATEKKEAKENQLKRIKSRELRGGIMYYSCHCIKRNGLQHDCRRTGCGGEPSCLVLPDPLCAPSQLARARGLADPEPLAVHFRTQALGSESLADSSNGAGTGQRFIVCELKGIAPDTSTNKRDGGQCCCSTNAVASNQNGAAGAGLPVLVMKLC; encoded by the exons AT GTGTTCCCCGTGTGGACCAATGGTTTGCTACAAATATGAAGACTGCGGGCCAGCG AAAGAACGATCTGCTGATGCTGATCTCAGATTAGAGGAGAGCGCGACAGAAAAAAAGGAAGCAAAAGAGAATCAACTCAAGAGGATAAAGAGCCGAGAGCTCCGTGGTGGAATTATGTATTACAGTTGTCATTGTATAAAGCGTAATGGTCTTCAACATGATTGCCGGCGCACCGGTTGTGGTGGAGAACCATCGTGTCTCGTATTACCGGACCCTTTGTGCGCACCGAGTCAATTAGCACGAGCTCGCGGACTTGCAGATCCAGAACCACTAGCGGTACATTTTCGAACTCAAGCACTTGGTTCAGAAAGCTTGGCGGATTCCAGTAACGGAGCTGGCACTGGCCAGAGATTCATAGTGTGTGAACTCAAAGGCATTGCTCCGGACACTTCAACAAACAAAAGGGACGGCGGGCAGTGCT GTTGTTCAACAAATGCAGTGGCAAGCAACCAAAATGGAGCGGCGGGAGCAGGATTACCGGTTCTAGTGATGAAGCTTTGTTAG
- the LOC120633928 gene encoding uncharacterized protein LOC120633928 isoform X1: protein MCSPCGPMVCYKYEDCGPAKERSADADLRLEESATEKKEAKENQLKRIKSRELRGGIMYYSCHCIKRNGLQHDCRRTGCGGEPSCLVLPDPLCAPSQLARARGLADPEPLAVHFRTQALGSESLADSSNGAGTGQRFIVCELKGIAPDTSTNKRDGGQCCKCVSPVNYHSITDSSAYKGCIRTPIAAPTAETTSTLCNCLCSIKQSKDSISPMLLFDEKTFYTIINKFEDKELAPSDVIVGPRKVKMAEVKEEPCTRLGCVHWKPPPLCVWDAPCKADCFETPPGIQPSRNQFNSSGGSRIPSMPFGENFGKKCVMLTPL from the exons AT GTGTTCCCCGTGTGGACCAATGGTTTGCTACAAATATGAAGACTGCGGGCCAGCG AAAGAACGATCTGCTGATGCTGATCTCAGATTAGAGGAGAGCGCGACAGAAAAAAAGGAAGCAAAAGAGAATCAACTCAAGAGGATAAAGAGCCGAGAGCTCCGTGGTGGAATTATGTATTACAGTTGTCATTGTATAAAGCGTAATGGTCTTCAACATGATTGCCGGCGCACCGGTTGTGGTGGAGAACCATCGTGTCTCGTATTACCGGACCCTTTGTGCGCACCGAGTCAATTAGCACGAGCTCGCGGACTTGCAGATCCAGAACCACTAGCGGTACATTTTCGAACTCAAGCACTTGGTTCAGAAAGCTTGGCGGATTCCAGTAACGGAGCTGGCACTGGCCAGAGATTCATAGTGTGTGAACTCAAAGGCATTGCTCCGGACACTTCAACAAACAAAAGGGACGGCGGGCAGTGCTGTAAGTGTGTCTCACCAGTAAATTATCATTCTATAACCGATAGCTCTGCGTATAAAGGTTGTATTCGCACACCAATTGCTGCACCTACAGCAGAAACTACCAGTACACTGTGTAACTGTTTATGTAGCATCAAACAATCAAAAGATAGCATAAGCCCAATGTTATTGTTTGACGAGAAAACCTTCTATACgattattaacaaatttgagGATAAAGAATTAGCGCCAAGCGACGTAATTGTTGGGCCGagaaaagtaaaaatggcggAAGTTAAGGAAGAGCCGTGTACTAGGCTGGGCTGCGTACACTGGAAACCACCGCCACTTTGTGTATGGGATGCCCCTTGCAAAGCTGATTGTTTTGAAACTCCGCCAGGTATTCAACCTAGCCGAAATCAATTTAACAGCAGCGGCGGCTCCAGAATACCCAGCATGCCATTTGGTGAAAACTTtggtaaaaaatgtgtaatgcTTACTCCACTTTGA
- the LOC120633928 gene encoding uncharacterized protein LOC120633928 isoform X2 codes for MVVETVHHHLAERKERSADADLRLEESATEKKEAKENQLKRIKSRELRGGIMYYSCHCIKRNGLQHDCRRTGCGGEPSCLVLPDPLCAPSQLARARGLADPEPLAVHFRTQALGSESLADSSNGAGTGQRFIVCELKGIAPDTSTNKRDGGQCCKCVSPVNYHSITDSSAYKGCIRTPIAAPTAETTSTLCNCLCSIKQSKDSISPMLLFDEKTFYTIINKFEDKELAPSDVIVGPRKVKMAEVKEEPCTRLGCVHWKPPPLCVWDAPCKADCFETPPGIQPSRNQFNSSGGSRIPSMPFGENFGKKCVMLTPL; via the exons ATGGTAGTTGAAACTGTTCACCACCACCTAGCTGAACGG AAAGAACGATCTGCTGATGCTGATCTCAGATTAGAGGAGAGCGCGACAGAAAAAAAGGAAGCAAAAGAGAATCAACTCAAGAGGATAAAGAGCCGAGAGCTCCGTGGTGGAATTATGTATTACAGTTGTCATTGTATAAAGCGTAATGGTCTTCAACATGATTGCCGGCGCACCGGTTGTGGTGGAGAACCATCGTGTCTCGTATTACCGGACCCTTTGTGCGCACCGAGTCAATTAGCACGAGCTCGCGGACTTGCAGATCCAGAACCACTAGCGGTACATTTTCGAACTCAAGCACTTGGTTCAGAAAGCTTGGCGGATTCCAGTAACGGAGCTGGCACTGGCCAGAGATTCATAGTGTGTGAACTCAAAGGCATTGCTCCGGACACTTCAACAAACAAAAGGGACGGCGGGCAGTGCTGTAAGTGTGTCTCACCAGTAAATTATCATTCTATAACCGATAGCTCTGCGTATAAAGGTTGTATTCGCACACCAATTGCTGCACCTACAGCAGAAACTACCAGTACACTGTGTAACTGTTTATGTAGCATCAAACAATCAAAAGATAGCATAAGCCCAATGTTATTGTTTGACGAGAAAACCTTCTATACgattattaacaaatttgagGATAAAGAATTAGCGCCAAGCGACGTAATTGTTGGGCCGagaaaagtaaaaatggcggAAGTTAAGGAAGAGCCGTGTACTAGGCTGGGCTGCGTACACTGGAAACCACCGCCACTTTGTGTATGGGATGCCCCTTGCAAAGCTGATTGTTTTGAAACTCCGCCAGGTATTCAACCTAGCCGAAATCAATTTAACAGCAGCGGCGGCTCCAGAATACCCAGCATGCCATTTGGTGAAAACTTtggtaaaaaatgtgtaatgcTTACTCCACTTTGA
- the LOC120634242 gene encoding uncharacterized protein LOC120634242, whose amino-acid sequence MFLATLPRFVACSSGKNILLSANGKNIYGLGVCNSGLRKNGDSNCENNDGDNNKPPRHLCPDCNPSAPTVYDCRKYGHNLPCDSVMPYFETLPYFPTGIFRCTAGEVLGLGAAKCGCYKNPEYFSFHHMSFYDMHMLLRCYRQPSPKTGRKK is encoded by the exons atgtttctAGCTACATTACCACGTTTTGTGGCATGCAGTTCTGGAAAGAACATCCTTCTATCAGCCAACGGAAAAAACATTTACGGTTTAGGCGTTTGCAACAGTGGGTTACGAAAAAACGGAGACTCCAACTGTGAAAATAATGATGGAGACAATAATAAACCACCCCGGCATCTATGCCCTGACTGCAACCCCTCCGCTCCTACTGTTTATGAT tgtcgaAAGTATGGGCATAATTTACCATGTGACAGTGTCATGCCTTACTTTGAAACATTACCTTACTTCCCAACCGGTATATTCCGCTGCACAGCTGGAGAG GTTCTCGGCTTAGGAGCTGCAAAATGCGGGTGTTACAAAAATCctgaatatttttcatttcaccaTATGAGCTTTTATGATATGCATATGCTGCTAAGGTGCTATCGGCAACCATCACCTAAAActggaagaaaaaaataa